AAGAgtcattttcaatgtttcaccgGCAACTTGAATCGTTCGTTGATCTTTTTGCAGGCGATTTCGGCTGAATTCCGACTCGTCGATTCGAACGTACATCGAAGAtctatcgttttctttttctatcacTGCGATCACGCTCACATCATCGTCCTCTTGGTTCTCCCCGGAATGTTGCGTCGTTAGCTTCTCCATTTACCTTTTGCTGCTTACTCGAACATTCGGAAACAATCAACTGTCGATAGGTAAACAGAGGTATACCTTTTCGACGAACGACGAGATTCATCCGAACGTTATCGGAGGCACGCGCAAACTACGCGTTGGAAACGAACCAACGCGAAACGTCAACTGCTCGACGTACGCGTGATTCCAACGACACGGGGATTCCCAGGACTCTTCTGGTCTCGAGCGAATCCCGTTGGAAAGGCCCGTAAACAACTGTAACAGGATTTATTTGGTTACGGACGATCATAAAAGATGAGAGTAACATACTTGTGTGTACTCGTGTATGTACATACCTGCATGCCACACAGTACTGGACCAGAGGCGCGAATTCGATGCTTTTGTTTCTCGCAGAAGAAAGGGGAACAACAGTGTCATCTATCAATTCGAACTTTGACGACTACGTCGATGATGCGTCTTTTAAATATCTTACAATTACCTACAATGCGCTCTGCATCATCTATCGTTCATATTAATCGAATTCAATggatgaaatatcaaatataaaagatatttaccGTTTTTTCGATACTTGTAATATCTCCATGGACCAAACAGAATCTTTTCgcttaatatttcttattcgaTCTTATCGTATACCAATATTAAATTCGACAAGGATATttgtttttgatatttaatagaCTTGTCGTATAAACAAGCGAGGTACTTGTATATTATATGTCACGTTtctcgttttatattttatgcattttaatcGAATACTTGAAACGCAAGCAAATACAACTGTGTATTCCCTTCAACATTTATTCCTTGAGTTTTAGACACGTTAAATTGTTTGTTTCTGTTCGATCGTGGATGCCATACATAGACTAAGATAACGTTAATCGATTTGGGAAAACGGTATCgaaagtattgaaagaaaaagaaaaaagtcgGATGATCGATGAACGAATGGACAAAAAGGAATCGTAGGATGAAACTAGAGAGCTTTACGGCTGCTCGCGAGCGCTGACTTTTATTCCAAAGAAAATACTAAACTATCATAGAATAGCTATTCATTGTACACGCGAGTATtgcatttatatataatttatatgtatagaAATACGAAATATAATATGATGCATCATCGCTCGTATTGCACGTAGATGACTAGAACTGAAATGTACAACAttcatatgtatgtatataacgTCCTTTGGCACTCTATTCCAGTTGGGATTTATTTACaaagaaaaggagaaattcTGCGTTCAATTCATATTGTCCGTAGTGAGGGCGAGGGTAGTCAAGACCGATCGCCTGTTCGGGTTCACGCCAAGATTTTCCCAGTTTATCCAGGACAAACGCGCAGTCAGATCTGCAAGAATACTATTGTTACGTTTTCTCATTCGGATAGGAGGCACGCACAGGTGTCGCGGAACACAGGTGAACGGAATGTTTCTGCAAGAACAGAGAGAGTTCTAGCGACGATTCGAGGAGCTATTCCAAACTATCGTACGCTACTAATCATATGATAGAGTCGCGAATTGAACCGGTGGTTCCCTACTGACCGCTGGTGTTCCATTCGGCGCGTTCCCCATTTATTTCTCCTCTAAGGCACCTCTCGACGTACGTCAACGGATCGAGTCTCGCGGCCAGCACCTCTCGCAGTAGAGCGATGTAAGCTATGGCCAGGCGAAGGGTGTCGATCTTCGATAGCCTCTTCTCGTACGGAAACGTTGGTACGTGGACTCGTAGCTCGTCGAAAGCCGAGTTGATGCTGCTAAAAACCGCAATCGAACTGACAATCCGTCTCCACTGTTATTCCCAACGGGTTCGGTAGCTAAACGTAACTACCATCATGGCGGGGGTTCGagcattcaaaataatttctcacCTCAGCATACGTTTCCTCTCCCTGATGTTGGCGGCGTGTCGTTGGATTCTGTAAGGACTGCCGTTCGGATAATAACCCTCCTCCACACCGTTTATCTCTGTGTCGTTGTGATCtgagaaagaggagaagaaaCGCAACGTTGATCCGGCGTATCTGAACGGTTGAAAAATTCCTATCTAGTCGTCGGTGTATCTACGAGAGTATCCTTTTATATTACCAGGTGTAGAGACCGGCATGTGATAGTGTAAAGGCGAGTGGGTGTGCGAAGAAGCGTGTGGCACATGCTGAGCGGATCTTCCTGCGTAAACGCAAGACGGCAGCTCGGCCAAGTCCTCTTCGCTGATGTCGCTGCTCGGGCCCACGTAGTACTGCGTACTGAAACCAAACACATTCGATCGGAAATGCAAATTGATTTCAACGACTCTCTATTAAATGTTTCTCGGAATGTCGAAATAATCGTGGTTCACCTAGTGCAGGCGACGGTAGAGTCGGCAGGTCTGGACGTGGCCCCGACTCTGTGCCTCATCCTCTGTCCTCTGTCCTCGTAATCGTAAGTGGAATGACTCGCCATACCTCCCCCCCTCTCTTCACCAGCTCATTAATCACTTCACTGATCAGGGGTCGTCCAGACCGATCCGGCTCAATCTTCTGTTTGTTCTCGAAACGATCGTCCGTCTCGACCGAGACAACCCTTTCGACGCACTCAACTTTCGAGATGTTTGTTTGGTCGGTAGTCAAAATATCGGTGGTAACCTGTCGGGGGTGTCCAAGGTATCACTTCGCGCGGTGCAGACAGGTGGGAGTTGCGGATCCGCGGTACAGCGAGGACTCGGACTATCGTCCGTGTCCCTGGGGAGGCTGGTTTATATACCTTCCGCGAGCGGACTGCGAGGGGGATGATCGATACCAACCCCTGGGCGGAGATTCCGTCCAATCGCGACGATCCCCAGCTCCGAATCACTGTCAGAAGTTCCGCGGATTGGTGGGCCGGTTAATAGCGAGCGCTTCGCGTCCGAAAGTTCTGCGGTTCATTGTTACTGCCCGAgccaaattttatttcaatcgttTCCCACCACCCCCACGGCTCTCGGCGAACCGGTGAAATTGTCCGACGgaggaaggaggaggaggagttcCAATTTCGCGCTGGACGGATCGTCGAGAACGCCGGATTCTTTTTCGGGGAACCGGACAGCAGCTGGATTTCTCCTTGGACCCGAATACATTCGAGAGCTTCGAATTCAAATCGTTCCGATACCGTCTCGATAACAGTTTCGTCGCGTTTCACGATCCCCTTTCTTTTAACGGGAGATCCCTGTTCCCCGAGTCTTTcgatctttctctcttcctttcctTAGGATCAAATAAAACTCTAGCTTAGGATCAAATAAAACTCTGGAAATTTCCTTTCGAAAACttgaaaacgaaatgaaatgacGCGACTAATGTTTCCCGTGTATAATTTGAACAGAGTGAAAGTGTGCCGAGTCGACGGCTAGCTTCGATTTTTGCAAGCCGATCGAATAGCATGAAAATATCGGGAAATATGGGAGTCGATCCATGAGCCGTGTTCTCATAGATTCCCGGGGTAATCCGAATTATGCGCGCGGACGTATCGGCGGCCGACAATAGTAATTCGGCCCGGGATTCCTGTCGTCGACTAGAAACTCGTTTTCCACGGGGACCGGTCCAGACAAAACTTTGCCCGGCCGCCGGGGTACACAACCCTACCGTGCACCACCATTGTGATCGTATTAACACCTTGCATAATTGCGTCGCCACCGACGCCGCCGCGTTTCTCATTGTGCGTGCCGCTAAACACGTCTCATTTGAATATTGGCCCATTCATATCTCTCTGGGAAGCTCGATCCGCTGATAAAGGGGATTCTGCGGTCGCTTCCTCTTCATCGACACCGCCCGGCGCTATTCTTTCTCAGGCTGTCAGATTTCCTCTGGAACCGTGGACCATTTACGCCCAGGTGAGTACGGTTACCTGCCGTTAACGTCATCGTGAATCTCGTTTCTCGtgacatttcatttcatttcatttctcgTGAAAACCTCGTTCACCTCGTCGAACATTACGTGCAGCGATCCTCGAGAATCTGTTGGACAATATTCCGTGAGAAATAACAACGAGTAGGTTACAGGCAAAGTACAGGGTAATTCGCTGGAAAAAAATCATCTTCCCTTCGCGTTGAATCGCTAGCGACGAATGGAAATCTTCGAGGATCATCGGCGAAAGGAGGACGCGGACCAGATGCGACTCGAGTGTGTCGGTTTTGCGAGTATCGGTTCACAAACGTTCCGGAGTGTGCCGTTTCGAGTATCGCCGTGACAAATTTCGAGAGGGTATTGTGTCCCCGCAAAACGATTATTTATCTCAATTTGTCACGTATCCTCGCCAAGGGGGACCGCGCCGATCGTCCGACCGAGATCGGGTTCCGCCGTCTGTGATTTCTGTTTGCCGACAGTCCACCCATGCGTAGCTTCTTACGCGTGTTTAGCTATTACTCCTCGACTCGAGAAATATTCTATAGAGTTTCCTCGACGATGTACAATCGAAACTTGTGAAACTTGTATTCGAAATCTGTTATCCGAAAGCTCGAGTCCCGGGGCTCACCTGTGTAAGCTTGACTGCGTTCGCGATTCTTCGTTCGAAACTCGTGATCCAGACGCGTACTTGTAAACGTTCCCTCCTACGGGTGATTCGCGCGGATTCGCAGCGTTGGCATGGTTCAAAAATCGAGGGAACGATGCCACACTCGATTCGTTCGGTTTGCTTTTCCCAACACCGAAAGAAGCGATTCGAACGGAACCGATCGCGAATCTGAAAGGTGAAAACATCGTGGCTTGTCAGCATATTTgaccaataaataatttaccaaacAAATTGATCCCCGAGGACTATAAACAGATACTTAGAGGCACGCGACCGTCCCTGTGTAACCGGCGGTGCATTTATTGACCTTGCGGTCAGAGGAGCCATCGAATAGTTTCCATGGACAATAGATGATCGACCAGCCACGGAAACCCCTACTGTGAGAACCGAAGTGGGGCCCGCGGCGTGAAATCTCTATTATCGAGGGGTTGGAACGGTACCCCGTTGTTACGCAGCGCTGGTACGCGTATCCGAACGAACTGGCGCTGACAGGGCGCCCCGGTCGGCCCCTCGTACCGCCACGGAAATAATGTAATCACGAATTAAACGTTTGCTCGGATATCCGCGATCCCCTGGTCCACTTCTAGGAGGCTTTGCAGCCTGTCGAACAGAGCGAACCGTTCCTCGCGGTCTCGCCACCTGAAAAACCAATGACAAATCTCCGGACAAAATCTTTGCAAACTCTTCACGGTACACGCCACACGTTTCTTCgtgctcttcttcttctttgcgGATAATCCTTAAACGGACATAAATTACATGTTCGTTTCTTTCGCGACATCCTTTCCTCCGCGATATCTTGGCCGTTTCGGTTTCGTTTACTCGATAATCGTGACAGTTTTCGGACATTACGGGTAGCtcgattcgtttcttttctctcgCGATCATCATTGCGAGTACCCTTGAGCGGCGATAGGTCGTGGACCGGGATCTGAAATGAAATATGCGGAGCGATGCAATTGACGTTCACCGCCGCAAAACTGTGTGCAACGACGCGACACTGAATTGCGGCCAATCGACGGCTCGATGTTGAAAAGAGACCCGCGGTTGAAGGGGGgtgaggggagagagagagagagagagagagagagagagagagagagagagagagagagagagagagagagagagagagagaagagaaagtGGCCTGGACAAAGAGACCGCCGGAGGGAAAGGGAACGAACCCTTCGGGAGCTAGACAAATCAAAATAAAAGACGCGTaaaggaaaacagaaacaatGGTGGCCGAAGAAACTCCGAGACTCGGAAGGAATCTAACGTCCAGTCTACATTCGCGAAGAATGCTTCGGTGATGCCTCAGAATCTGAATGAATATTAACAGCTGCCGGAAATCCTAGTAGATTGCTATGTAGATACATACATAGATACGCAGATATATCAGTTTCCTCTCTGAAAACAGAAAATCACGGACCATGATCTTGCGAGGCGGGCTCCAGCCTGAAAGACGATACGatattatacaaatacataatatttctGTTGGAAATGTTAGAAGAATTTGATGGAATTGAAAAATGTAACCTATTCGCTTCGGTGGCTGTCGGCGATCCTTCCAATCGAGCTCCGCTCGAGAACCGCACGTCCCATTGTGTCCGCGGCCGTCGCGACGGTGGTCCTTGGCCGCGGAAAACAGGCTTTGGTCCACCAAGCCTATTTGGTACACGTGTCTTTGCACGTTGAACCTCGATGATCCTCCCCACCGAAGGGCAAACGAGAGTGCAGAAGCAACGACAAAGGACGACAAAGGACGGCACGCTCCGGCACGTGACCGCCGGTGGGACGACTTCGGGGCACCCGTAAGTGCCAGAAACCAAGGGGGTCGCAAAAGTCTCCTCTTCATCCTCCACCTTCATCCTCCTCTTCATCCTCCTCTTCATCCTCCTCTTGATCCTCCTCAATTTTCCATTAAATCTACAATTGGAAAGTTCGTTAAGGAATTGCTacttattataaacaattaattgtACGATAGAATAACAGTCCGAAGCGGTTAGAGTTATGCCGTTGATACCGCTGATCTCGAATAATTCTAGCTTCTTTCACGATGAAGCTGTCGAGCGAAAACGTCGATTTCTCGGCGAGAATTATCGGCGTTCACCTTTCGGCGATGGAGACCCGTTGATTGGCACGAAAGGTATCCGTACGTCGCGATAGGGTGTCGGTGGAAAAAACaaagggaaaatgaaaaaaggagagagaacCAGGTGTCGGGCAAGACAGAAGCGAAAGGCAGGAAAAACCGTTCGGAAGAAAACCGGAAAAAATAGAGCCGCGCGCGGCGCACAGTTCTCGCTAATTATATGTACAATCTTCGCGCAGACGGAAAAAGAAGAACGCGCTGTTCGTACCGAGCGAATTCCCGGCGCTGACGGGAAAGTAGGTACTTGGAAacgaaaaaaacgaagaaaatggaaagttTTCGAGCTGCTTCTCGTCTCGTAGTTTCCCGAGGCTTGTTCGTTAATTCGTGAATTCGTTGATTCGTTTCTACCTTCTCGAGTTCTCTCGGTGAGGGTAACAAGTTCGAAACGATTTTCGACGAAACGGCCAGATGAAATGACGAGACCGAAGAGAGAAAAAGCAATTGTCACGGAAAATTGGCCGTGCAAACGCGCGCGGTGCACGCTGCTTAACGCCGACGATATAAACATACACGCGAGAATTAATGATACACCGTTTAGTTACGCGTCAGTTGATTTTCCCAGGGCACCGCTTTTGTGCCTAATAGGCAGGCAAGGGGATGCTGACCCGCCCGGTCTCGACGCACTCCTCGATATGTCACTGTGGCTAATTTTAGGGGCAAACCTCCACCGCCGGCAAAGTCGATCCTTTCATCGGGTTCAGCTCCTGCGACAGTTTCCGAATCGGCCGATCCGCGCACCAGATACGTACCAGCTATCCAGATAGCTGACTCCTGAGAACATTTTCATGTCGTTTCCCATAGGTCTACAGTTTCGTTTTTCATCCGTATCGTGTCAACTCgtttattcttcttcttttcgACTTCCGCTATTCGATTGTATCGATCGGTAGACTGGATTTTACTCGACAAATATCCAGATTCTTCTTTattgttctttcatttttctttgatcGCGCTTTGTAACCCGATTTGCGTTTGCATGAAAACGAAAAGCAATTACTCTCCTGGCAATTGAACGAGAATGGTGAATAACGATTAAACGTCCGAATGTAAACGAGTCGATACGTTACATAATTGTCAGCCCAGTTAATTATCTCCCTTCGGGGTATCTTGCTTTGAGGGTAGATAATAAATGACAGAAGATGATATCGATCgtttaaaacgaaaatatttctattaatccgCATAAAATTGCATGCCGGTGAAATAGATTATCGCGGTAACGTATTGTCCCGAAAACCATACTGTACGAAATGCGAAATACGACGAGTCTGTATCCTTCCATGCTAACGGAAAATAATTCGTATAAACCGGCTAAAGAAACTGACTTCTGATCGTACTTGAATACGTACGATTCAAACGTTATTAATCGCGTTGTTTGTACCTATATACCTGTATGTATGTACCTATTCAATAATTTCCATCTACCGACAAGTACCAATACTAAATATGCGATGAATGAACGTCACATTCTCCAGACATAACAATGGTGTTTCTCATCGATTTCTTCTCGATGTTCATGACGAAACGTTGAACAAAGTGGGCGAATAGAGCGGACGGTCCAGAGGATCGATACACCGTCGCTGGAGATCAGTCGTGAGAGAAGATCTCCAGGTCGCCGGCAATTAATTACGCAAGACGATCGGTAATTAACAGTAACTGGGACTGGATAACGTTCATG
The window above is part of the Nomia melanderi isolate GNS246 chromosome 2, iyNomMela1, whole genome shotgun sequence genome. Proteins encoded here:
- the LOC116430765 gene encoding uncharacterized protein LOC116430765 — encoded protein: MASHSTYDYEDRGQRMRHRVGATSRPADSTVACTSTQYYVGPSSDISEEDLAELPSCVYAGRSAQHVPHASSHTHSPLHYHMPVSTPDHNDTEINGVEEGYYPNGSPYRIQRHAANIRERKRMLSSINSAFDELRVHVPTFPYEKRLSKIDTLRLAIAYIALLREVLAARLDPLTYVERCLRGEINGERAEWNTSDLTARLSWINWENLGVNPNRRSVLTTLALTTDNMN